From Oryza sativa Japonica Group chromosome 4, ASM3414082v1, one genomic window encodes:
- the LOC107275737 gene encoding cytochrome P450 89A2 codes for MMLLLTLLLVLTLFLCLAVFRRTTSRARRAPVSLRQPTVEIHDGDVARRALLDHADAFVNRPAIGAEPRGRRSDNLTTVRYGPQWRVLWRNLTAGFLRPSRVGLLAPLQQKAVDALVADIAARGADGGEVGVRDVVHDALFPLAVRFCFGDDIDERHVRDLRRVMQELKLDVVVKGFSGSMLANLVHWWRLRRFIASGRRRAEIFLPLIAQRRRTQHRDADGGVFRPYVDSLLDLRVPVGHDADADAAGCEDNEGRNSGRALTDDEMVGLVAEFLSGGTETVVSCVEWTLAHLVIEPEIQDKLCRQVVAAADHHGGERGTTPAYLRAVILESLRMHPPVPLTMRDVRSPQAVEHLSLPDGGARVHFILGDIGRDGKAWTDPDEFRPERFMAGGEAEGVGPLPGPREVRMMPFGAGRRYCPGMGLGVAHACLLVAALVREFEWAPTAVAATGGVDLTEVNGFFKMMRTPLRARATPRGTSA; via the coding sequence ATGATGCTGCTTCTTactctcctcctcgtccttaCTCTCTTCTTATGCCTCGCCGTCTTCCGGCGAACGACTAGCCGTGCCCGCCGTGCTCCGGTATCCCTTCGGCAGCCAACCGTTGAGATccacgacggcgacgtcgcCCGCCGCGCACTCCTCGACCACGCCGACGCATTCGTCAACCGCCCGGCCATCGGCGCGGAGCCCCGCGGCCGCCGGAGCGACAATCTCACCACCGTGCGCTACGGCCCGCAGTGGCGCGTGCTCTGGCGCAACCTCACCGCCGGATTCCTCCGCCCGTCGCGCGtcggcctcctcgcgccgctgcAGCAGAAGGCCGTCGACGCCCTCGtcgccgacatcgccgcccgtggtgccgacggcggcgaggtgggcgtCCGCGACGTCGTCcacgacgccttgttcccgctGGCCGTGCGCTTCTGCTTCGGCGACGACATCGACGAGCGCCATGTGCGCGACCTACGGCGCGTGATGCAGGAGTTGAAGCTCGACGTCGTGGTCAAGGGCTTCAGTGGCTCGATGCTGGCGAACCTCGTGCACTGGTGGCGGCTGCGCCGCTTCATCGCATCCGGCCGCCGGCGGGCCGAGATTTTCCTCCCACTCATCGCCCAACGGCGGCGAACACAGCATcgcgacgccgacggcggcgtgtTCCGTCCTTACGTCGACTCGCTGCTCGACCTGCGCGTCCCTGTCGGacacgacgccgacgccgacgccgccggctgCGAGGACAACGAAGGGCGCAACTCCGGCCGTGCACTCACCGACGACGAGATGGTGGGCCTCGTGGCGGAGTTCCTCAGCGGCGGCACGGAGACTGTCGTGTCGTGCGTCGAGTGGACCCTCGCGCACCTCGTCATCGAGCCGGAAATCCAGGACAAGCTGTGCCgccaggtcgtcgccgccgccgaccaccacggcggcgagcgcggcacCACGCCGGCGTACCTCCGCGCCGTGATCCTCGAGAGCCTCCGCATGCACCCGCCGGTGCCGCTGACCATGCGCGACGTCCGCTCGCCGCAGGCGGTCGAACACCTTTCCCTgccggacggcggcgcgcgggtgcACTTCATCCTCGGGGACATTGGGCGGGACGGCAAGGCGTGGACGGATCCCGACGAGTTCCGGCCGGAGAGGttcatggccggcggcgaggcggagggggTGGGCCCGCTGCCGGGGCCGAGGGAGGTGAGGATGATGCCGTTCGGCGCGGGGCGGAGGTATTGCCCCGGCATGGGGCTCGGGGTGGCGCACGCCTGCCTCTTGGTGGCGGCGCTGGTGCGCGAGTTTGAGTGGGctccgacggcggtggcggcgaccggcggtgtGGACTTGACGGAGGTGAACGGCTTCTTCAAGATGATGCGGACgccgctccgggcgcgcgctaCGCCGCGAGGCACGTCCGCGTGA
- the LOC4334990 gene encoding mediator of RNA polymerase II transcription subunit 15a isoform X3, whose product MERATAAHPASSSVSAAHWMATEDLGLRRNIINNMVKKFMTITNSQQDHHYREIQNYAIRCEQDALNKTTNKAGTTPSTQRPSSQQQNVCTTPQNPGQVPDQHRASAPNSQIEASQEQTVMVAAPDCYLNFNTTAISPVAMCVHPSQQPQSQQHQQQAKQLHPTNVVGYNPTSLNQIQGQSVSGQNFQQNHVLGQNASGSGTQQRQLVETPEQHQLLRMKQQHMRGNQQQNFTQRNQILPAQQAHLGKMQIGHPAVQNNQQNVGMSCQHMTPPQCQVATAQQSSLGCDSPQTLEPIVIAGEVDWREEIFQKIKSFKDAYLSEVLEYDQIVHVPKLTEEQLRSLPVENAEKLRRIRHVKKIIAIMLDLLNTQKSNVRKGMQNIFPIFQQYLGQLRLSISKSKARKTVAKIGCQSQNCSENSHIVNLGSNTAPFTCDASRQQKQQEQVISAKTSRMEQAIMTRTPTPQQESHGCHLLGVPSSCFSPKALQPSSTNTIEECFTPSPVTQTVQPIQVASPHVTSPSAYGKSSVPKPSVARVVSHSASIKSRLASSPSRPEGAHAASPNITSVESTLPTPIAKPGTVRAASPCTPVKSTSQSQLSKPAVTEVDSCRACVTSKLKSPVGKPETAGAASPCASVKSTVSLDVDSVTEFLQHRVVAPTVANGGSSNQAIHTLVSAAPPKAAHQADDQVQNGAEEMEAKKPFSRLIETLLSSSPEALLHSSNSMRLAIWEADRIPAPSPLPYRPRNGKMKRDFDHVTSRPISSPLRSMDESCMTYECVAFEDESSGEYNAKRQKTQVNANDALVDEIKTINNKLVDTVMNFADENGTDEIIYQNGGGMLIKLSYISMSLSPSLKSLFAASEMTIVMPVKLLVPADYPKSSPILVDNDDEQRRLSDISYAVAVAFGCAVDELPEPRSIEAMAMAWDGCVRRAVTEVAHRHGGGTFSSRHNQWRAGYLHGPMMSL is encoded by the exons atggagcgcgccaccgctgcacaccccgcctcctcctccgtctccgccgcccacTGGATGGCGACGGAGGATCTCGGCCTCCGCCGCAACATCATCAACAACAT GGTGAAGAAATTTATGACCATTACCAATTCTCAGCAAGATCATCATTACCGGGAGATCCAAAATTATGCTATCAGATGTGAACAGGACGCGCTTAACAAGACCACCAATAAG GCAGGGACGACACCTAGCACACAGAGGCCATCTTCCCAGCAACAAAATGTATGTACCACACCACAAAATCCAGGCCAAGTGCCAGACCAGCACAGGGCTTCTGCACCAAATTCACAGATCGAAGCTAGCCAAGAACAGACTGTGATGGTGGCAGCTCCGGATTGTTACCTCAACTTCAATACCACAGCAATTAGTCCAGTGGCAATGTGTGTCCATCCTAGCCAGCAACCTCAGAGTCAACAACACCAACAACAGGCCAAGCAACTACACCCCACAAACGTTGTCGGATACAACCCAACTAGCTTGAATCAGATTCAAGGACAATCAGTTAGTGGACAAAATTTTCAGCAGAATCATGTACTAGGGCAGAATGCCAGTGGCAGTGGTACACAACAGAGGCAACTAGTTGAGACACCGGAGCAGCACCAGCTGTTGAGGATGAAGCAGCAACATATGAGGGGAAACCAGCAGCAGAATTTCACCCAGAGAAACCAAATTCTTCCAGCACAGCAGGCCCATCTTGGCAAGATGCAGATTGGTCATCCTGCAGTACAGAACAATCAGCAGAATGTTGGAATGTCATGTCAGCATATGACTCCGCCTCAATGTCAAGTTGCCACAGCTCAACAAAGCAGTCTTGGTTGTGATAGCCCTCAAACTTTAG AACCGATCGTAATTGCCGGAGAAGTGGATTGGAGGGAAGAAATATTTCAGAAG ATCAAGTCATTCAAGGATGCATACCTTTCCGAAGTTTTGGAATATGATCAAATCGTTCATGTTCCGAAGTTAACAGAG GAGCAACTCCGTTCATTACCTGTTGAGAATGCTGAGAAATTGAGGCGTATAAGACATGTCAAGAAAATTATCGCAATAATGCTAGACTTGTTGAATACCCAGAAAAGCAACGTGCGCAAGGGTATGCAGAATATATTCCCCATATTCCAGCAGTACCTGGGGCAATTGCGACTTTCCATATCAAAAAGTAAAGCTCGGAAGACAGTGGCAAAAATAGGGTGTCAGTCGCAGAATTGCAGTGAGAATTCTCATATCGTCAATCTTGGTAGCAATACAGCCCCATTCACTTGTGATGCAAG tagACAGCAAAAACAGCAAGAGCAAGTTATCAGTGCTAAAACTTCCAGGATGGAGCAAGCAATCATGACCCGAACTCCCACACCTCAACAAGAAAGTCATGGCTGCCACCTACTAGGAGTACCAAGCTCTTGTTTCTCACCAAAAGCACTGCAACCTTCCTCAACCAATACTATTGAGGAGTGCTTCACCCCATCCCCGGTAACCCAGACAGTTCAACCAATTCAAGTAGCTTCACCCCATGTTACTTCACCCAGTGCTTATGGAAAATCATCTGTTCCAAAGCCTAGTGTTGCACGAGTTGTTTCACACTCTGCTTCGATAAAGTCAAGATTGGCATCATCCCCTAGCAGGCCAGAAGGTGCGCATGCTGCCTCGCCCAATATTACTTCAGTTGAATCCACATTGCCAACTCCTATTGCCAAGCCAGGGACTGTACGAGCTGCCTCACCTTGCACTCCAGTCAAATCCACATCGCAATCGCAGCTTAGCAAGCCAGCAGTTACAGAAGTTGATTCATGCCGTGCTTGTGTGACATCTAAACTGAAATCTCCTGTTGGCAAGCCAGAGACTGCAGGAGCTGCTTCACCATGTGCTTCTGTGAAGTCCACAGTGTCACTGGACGTTGACAGTGTTACTGAATTCTTGCAGCACCGTGTTGTAGCACCTACAGTAGCAAATGGTGGTTCTTCTAACCAGGCAATTCATACTCTGGTATCAGCAGCGCCACCTAAAGCTGCTCATCAAGCAGATGATCAGGTGCAAAACGGAGCTGAAGAAATGGAAGCCAAAAAGCCCTTCAGCCGCCTAATTGAAACA CTCCTGTCTTCATCACCGGAAGCACTCCTCCACTCATCTAATTCCATGAGATTGGCTATCTGGGAGGCTGACCGAATACCAGCACCATCACCACTACCATACCGACCAAGGAACGGTAAAATGAAGCGTGACTTTGATCATGTGACATCACGTCCTATCTCATCACCATTGAGAAGCATGGATGAGAGTTGCATGACTTATGAGTGTGTTGCGTTCGAGGATGAATCGAGTGGGGAATATAATGCGAAGAGGCAGAAAACACAAGTG AATGCCAACGATGCTCTGGTGGACGAGATAAAAACTATCAACAACAAACTAGTTGATACTGTGATGAACTTTGCTGATGAAAATGGGACAGATGAAATCATTTATCAGAACGGTGGCGGGATGTTGATCAAACTCTCTTACATTTCCATGTCGCTTTCGCCAAGCCTGAAATCTCTTTTCGCAGCATCTGAAATG ACCATTGTCATGCCCGTGAAGCTGTTGGTCCCCGCGGATTATCCGAAAAGCTCTCCGATCCTTGTCGACAATGACGATGAACAGAG GAGGTTGAGTGACATCTCGTACGCGGTCGCAGTGGCATTTGGGTGCGCCGTCGACGAGTTGCCGGAGCCGCGGTCGATCGAGGCGATGGCCATGGCGTGGGATGGCTGCGTGCGGCGGGCCGTCACCGAGGTGGCGCATCGGCACGGCGGAGGAACGTTCAGCTCGAGGCACAACCAGTGGAGGGCCGGGTACCTGCATGGGCCCATGATGAGCCTGTAG
- the LOC107280778 gene encoding uncharacterized protein, giving the protein MSDQQQEEDLEEKQKMGDQQQEEDQNPREAEMIEEAPVQLFSITQNQEMRDVEDTNRNTTNDYCVKRLEPVIGMEFDNEDIAYEFYNRYAGDICFSIRKFWHNKSLTNVICTKEFVCSREVSCSCKKFEFVGILCRHTLKVLDHNNIKELPSHYILKRWTRHATNIDRSWERSRMGLGQDE; this is encoded by the exons aTGAGCGATCAACAACAAGAGGAAGATCTAGAAGAAAAGCAAAAGATGGGCGATCAACAACAAGAGGAAGATCAGAATCCTCGTGAAGCTGAAATGATTGAAGAAGCTCCAGTCCAGCTTTTTTCTATAACACAGA ATCAAGAAATGAGAGATGTCGAAGACACAAATAGAAACACCACTAATGATTATTGTGTCAAAAGGTTAGAGCCAGTAATTGGCATGGAATTTGATAATGAAGATATAGCATATGAGTTCTACAACAGGTATGCAGGAGATATTTGCTTTAGTAttagaaaattttggcataaTAAATCTTTAACAAATGTGATTTGCACGAAAGAATTTGTATGCTCAAGGGAAG TTTCTTGCTCATGCAAAAAGTTTGAATTTGTGGGGATACTATGCCGCCACACATTGAAAGTGTTGGACCATAACAACATCAAGGAGCTGCCATCCCATTACATCTTGAAGAGATGGACAAGGCATGCAACAAATATAG ACCGGAGCTGGGAAAGGTCACGTATGGGGCTGGGCCAGGACGAGTAG
- the LOC4334990 gene encoding mediator of RNA polymerase II transcription subunit 15a isoform X1 — protein MERATAAHPASSSVSAAHWMATEDLGLRRNIINNMVKKFMTITNSQQDHHYREIQNYAIRCEQDALNKTTNKEDYLRCIAQRIMNMEMKVRRSQSLQAGTTPSTQRPSSQQQNVCTTPQNPGQVPDQHRASAPNSQIEASQEQTVMVAAPDCYLNFNTTAISPVAMCVHPSQQPQSQQHQQQAKQLHPTNVVGYNPTSLNQIQGQSVSGQNFQQNHVLGQNASGSGTQQRQLVETPEQHQLLRMKQQHMRGNQQQNFTQRNQILPAQQAHLGKMQIGHPAVQNNQQNVGMSCQHMTPPQCQVATAQQSSLGCDSPQTLEPIVIAGEVDWREEIFQKIKSFKDAYLSEVLEYDQIVHVPKLTEEQLRSLPVENAEKLRRIRHVKKIIAIMLDLLNTQKSNVRKGMQNIFPIFQQYLGQLRLSISKSKARKTVAKIGCQSQNCSENSHIVNLGSNTAPFTCDASRQQKQQEQVISAKTSRMEQAIMTRTPTPQQESHGCHLLGVPSSCFSPKALQPSSTNTIEECFTPSPVTQTVQPIQVASPHVTSPSAYGKSSVPKPSVARVVSHSASIKSRLASSPSRPEGAHAASPNITSVESTLPTPIAKPGTVRAASPCTPVKSTSQSQLSKPAVTEVDSCRACVTSKLKSPVGKPETAGAASPCASVKSTVSLDVDSVTEFLQHRVVAPTVANGGSSNQAIHTLVSAAPPKAAHQADDQVQNGAEEMEAKKPFSRLIETLLSSSPEALLHSSNSMRLAIWEADRIPAPSPLPYRPRNGKMKRDFDHVTSRPISSPLRSMDESCMTYECVAFEDESSGEYNAKRQKTQVNANDALVDEIKTINNKLVDTVMNFADENGTDEIIYQNGGGMLIKLSYISMSLSPSLKSLFAASEMTIVMPVKLLVPADYPKSSPILVDNDDEQRRLSDISYAVAVAFGCAVDELPEPRSIEAMAMAWDGCVRRAVTEVAHRHGGGTFSSRHNQWRAGYLHGPMMSL, from the exons atggagcgcgccaccgctgcacaccccgcctcctcctccgtctccgccgcccacTGGATGGCGACGGAGGATCTCGGCCTCCGCCGCAACATCATCAACAACAT GGTGAAGAAATTTATGACCATTACCAATTCTCAGCAAGATCATCATTACCGGGAGATCCAAAATTATGCTATCAGATGTGAACAGGACGCGCTTAACAAGACCACCAATAAG GAAGATTATTTGAGATGCATAGCTCAAAGAATCATGAATATGGAGATGAAAGTAAGACGATCACAATCACTGCAGGCAGGGACGACACCTAGCACACAGAGGCCATCTTCCCAGCAACAAAATGTATGTACCACACCACAAAATCCAGGCCAAGTGCCAGACCAGCACAGGGCTTCTGCACCAAATTCACAGATCGAAGCTAGCCAAGAACAGACTGTGATGGTGGCAGCTCCGGATTGTTACCTCAACTTCAATACCACAGCAATTAGTCCAGTGGCAATGTGTGTCCATCCTAGCCAGCAACCTCAGAGTCAACAACACCAACAACAGGCCAAGCAACTACACCCCACAAACGTTGTCGGATACAACCCAACTAGCTTGAATCAGATTCAAGGACAATCAGTTAGTGGACAAAATTTTCAGCAGAATCATGTACTAGGGCAGAATGCCAGTGGCAGTGGTACACAACAGAGGCAACTAGTTGAGACACCGGAGCAGCACCAGCTGTTGAGGATGAAGCAGCAACATATGAGGGGAAACCAGCAGCAGAATTTCACCCAGAGAAACCAAATTCTTCCAGCACAGCAGGCCCATCTTGGCAAGATGCAGATTGGTCATCCTGCAGTACAGAACAATCAGCAGAATGTTGGAATGTCATGTCAGCATATGACTCCGCCTCAATGTCAAGTTGCCACAGCTCAACAAAGCAGTCTTGGTTGTGATAGCCCTCAAACTTTAG AACCGATCGTAATTGCCGGAGAAGTGGATTGGAGGGAAGAAATATTTCAGAAG ATCAAGTCATTCAAGGATGCATACCTTTCCGAAGTTTTGGAATATGATCAAATCGTTCATGTTCCGAAGTTAACAGAG GAGCAACTCCGTTCATTACCTGTTGAGAATGCTGAGAAATTGAGGCGTATAAGACATGTCAAGAAAATTATCGCAATAATGCTAGACTTGTTGAATACCCAGAAAAGCAACGTGCGCAAGGGTATGCAGAATATATTCCCCATATTCCAGCAGTACCTGGGGCAATTGCGACTTTCCATATCAAAAAGTAAAGCTCGGAAGACAGTGGCAAAAATAGGGTGTCAGTCGCAGAATTGCAGTGAGAATTCTCATATCGTCAATCTTGGTAGCAATACAGCCCCATTCACTTGTGATGCAAG tagACAGCAAAAACAGCAAGAGCAAGTTATCAGTGCTAAAACTTCCAGGATGGAGCAAGCAATCATGACCCGAACTCCCACACCTCAACAAGAAAGTCATGGCTGCCACCTACTAGGAGTACCAAGCTCTTGTTTCTCACCAAAAGCACTGCAACCTTCCTCAACCAATACTATTGAGGAGTGCTTCACCCCATCCCCGGTAACCCAGACAGTTCAACCAATTCAAGTAGCTTCACCCCATGTTACTTCACCCAGTGCTTATGGAAAATCATCTGTTCCAAAGCCTAGTGTTGCACGAGTTGTTTCACACTCTGCTTCGATAAAGTCAAGATTGGCATCATCCCCTAGCAGGCCAGAAGGTGCGCATGCTGCCTCGCCCAATATTACTTCAGTTGAATCCACATTGCCAACTCCTATTGCCAAGCCAGGGACTGTACGAGCTGCCTCACCTTGCACTCCAGTCAAATCCACATCGCAATCGCAGCTTAGCAAGCCAGCAGTTACAGAAGTTGATTCATGCCGTGCTTGTGTGACATCTAAACTGAAATCTCCTGTTGGCAAGCCAGAGACTGCAGGAGCTGCTTCACCATGTGCTTCTGTGAAGTCCACAGTGTCACTGGACGTTGACAGTGTTACTGAATTCTTGCAGCACCGTGTTGTAGCACCTACAGTAGCAAATGGTGGTTCTTCTAACCAGGCAATTCATACTCTGGTATCAGCAGCGCCACCTAAAGCTGCTCATCAAGCAGATGATCAGGTGCAAAACGGAGCTGAAGAAATGGAAGCCAAAAAGCCCTTCAGCCGCCTAATTGAAACA CTCCTGTCTTCATCACCGGAAGCACTCCTCCACTCATCTAATTCCATGAGATTGGCTATCTGGGAGGCTGACCGAATACCAGCACCATCACCACTACCATACCGACCAAGGAACGGTAAAATGAAGCGTGACTTTGATCATGTGACATCACGTCCTATCTCATCACCATTGAGAAGCATGGATGAGAGTTGCATGACTTATGAGTGTGTTGCGTTCGAGGATGAATCGAGTGGGGAATATAATGCGAAGAGGCAGAAAACACAAGTG AATGCCAACGATGCTCTGGTGGACGAGATAAAAACTATCAACAACAAACTAGTTGATACTGTGATGAACTTTGCTGATGAAAATGGGACAGATGAAATCATTTATCAGAACGGTGGCGGGATGTTGATCAAACTCTCTTACATTTCCATGTCGCTTTCGCCAAGCCTGAAATCTCTTTTCGCAGCATCTGAAATG ACCATTGTCATGCCCGTGAAGCTGTTGGTCCCCGCGGATTATCCGAAAAGCTCTCCGATCCTTGTCGACAATGACGATGAACAGAG GAGGTTGAGTGACATCTCGTACGCGGTCGCAGTGGCATTTGGGTGCGCCGTCGACGAGTTGCCGGAGCCGCGGTCGATCGAGGCGATGGCCATGGCGTGGGATGGCTGCGTGCGGCGGGCCGTCACCGAGGTGGCGCATCGGCACGGCGGAGGAACGTTCAGCTCGAGGCACAACCAGTGGAGGGCCGGGTACCTGCATGGGCCCATGATGAGCCTGTAG
- the LOC4334990 gene encoding mediator of RNA polymerase II transcription subunit 15a isoform X2 produces the protein MERATAAHPASSSVSAAHWMATEDLGLRRNIINNMVKKFMTITNSQQDHHYREIQNYAIRCEQDALNKTTNKEDYLRCIAQRIMNMEMKVRRSQSLQAGTTPSTQRPSSQQQNVCTTPQNPGQVPDQHRASAPNSQIEASQEQTVMVAAPDCYLNFNTTAISPVAMCVHPSQQPQSQQHQQQAKQLHPTNVVGYNPTSLNQIQGQSVSGQNFQQNHVLGQNASGSGTQQRQLVETPEQHQLLRMKQQHMRGNQQQNFTQRNQILPAQQAHLGKMQIGHPAVQNNQQNVGMSCQHMTPPQCQVATAQQSSLGCDSPQTLEPIVIAGEVDWREEIFQKIKSFKDAYLSEVLEYDQIVHVPKLTEEQLRSLPVENAEKLRRIRHVKKIIAIMLDLLNTQKSNVRKGMQNIFPIFQQYLGQLRLSISKSKARKTVAKIGCQSQNCSENSHIVNLGSNTAPFTCDARQQKQQEQVISAKTSRMEQAIMTRTPTPQQESHGCHLLGVPSSCFSPKALQPSSTNTIEECFTPSPVTQTVQPIQVASPHVTSPSAYGKSSVPKPSVARVVSHSASIKSRLASSPSRPEGAHAASPNITSVESTLPTPIAKPGTVRAASPCTPVKSTSQSQLSKPAVTEVDSCRACVTSKLKSPVGKPETAGAASPCASVKSTVSLDVDSVTEFLQHRVVAPTVANGGSSNQAIHTLVSAAPPKAAHQADDQVQNGAEEMEAKKPFSRLIETLLSSSPEALLHSSNSMRLAIWEADRIPAPSPLPYRPRNGKMKRDFDHVTSRPISSPLRSMDESCMTYECVAFEDESSGEYNAKRQKTQVNANDALVDEIKTINNKLVDTVMNFADENGTDEIIYQNGGGMLIKLSYISMSLSPSLKSLFAASEMTIVMPVKLLVPADYPKSSPILVDNDDEQRRLSDISYAVAVAFGCAVDELPEPRSIEAMAMAWDGCVRRAVTEVAHRHGGGTFSSRHNQWRAGYLHGPMMSL, from the exons atggagcgcgccaccgctgcacaccccgcctcctcctccgtctccgccgcccacTGGATGGCGACGGAGGATCTCGGCCTCCGCCGCAACATCATCAACAACAT GGTGAAGAAATTTATGACCATTACCAATTCTCAGCAAGATCATCATTACCGGGAGATCCAAAATTATGCTATCAGATGTGAACAGGACGCGCTTAACAAGACCACCAATAAG GAAGATTATTTGAGATGCATAGCTCAAAGAATCATGAATATGGAGATGAAAGTAAGACGATCACAATCACTGCAGGCAGGGACGACACCTAGCACACAGAGGCCATCTTCCCAGCAACAAAATGTATGTACCACACCACAAAATCCAGGCCAAGTGCCAGACCAGCACAGGGCTTCTGCACCAAATTCACAGATCGAAGCTAGCCAAGAACAGACTGTGATGGTGGCAGCTCCGGATTGTTACCTCAACTTCAATACCACAGCAATTAGTCCAGTGGCAATGTGTGTCCATCCTAGCCAGCAACCTCAGAGTCAACAACACCAACAACAGGCCAAGCAACTACACCCCACAAACGTTGTCGGATACAACCCAACTAGCTTGAATCAGATTCAAGGACAATCAGTTAGTGGACAAAATTTTCAGCAGAATCATGTACTAGGGCAGAATGCCAGTGGCAGTGGTACACAACAGAGGCAACTAGTTGAGACACCGGAGCAGCACCAGCTGTTGAGGATGAAGCAGCAACATATGAGGGGAAACCAGCAGCAGAATTTCACCCAGAGAAACCAAATTCTTCCAGCACAGCAGGCCCATCTTGGCAAGATGCAGATTGGTCATCCTGCAGTACAGAACAATCAGCAGAATGTTGGAATGTCATGTCAGCATATGACTCCGCCTCAATGTCAAGTTGCCACAGCTCAACAAAGCAGTCTTGGTTGTGATAGCCCTCAAACTTTAG AACCGATCGTAATTGCCGGAGAAGTGGATTGGAGGGAAGAAATATTTCAGAAG ATCAAGTCATTCAAGGATGCATACCTTTCCGAAGTTTTGGAATATGATCAAATCGTTCATGTTCCGAAGTTAACAGAG GAGCAACTCCGTTCATTACCTGTTGAGAATGCTGAGAAATTGAGGCGTATAAGACATGTCAAGAAAATTATCGCAATAATGCTAGACTTGTTGAATACCCAGAAAAGCAACGTGCGCAAGGGTATGCAGAATATATTCCCCATATTCCAGCAGTACCTGGGGCAATTGCGACTTTCCATATCAAAAAGTAAAGCTCGGAAGACAGTGGCAAAAATAGGGTGTCAGTCGCAGAATTGCAGTGAGAATTCTCATATCGTCAATCTTGGTAGCAATACAGCCCCATTCACTTGTGATGCAAG ACAGCAAAAACAGCAAGAGCAAGTTATCAGTGCTAAAACTTCCAGGATGGAGCAAGCAATCATGACCCGAACTCCCACACCTCAACAAGAAAGTCATGGCTGCCACCTACTAGGAGTACCAAGCTCTTGTTTCTCACCAAAAGCACTGCAACCTTCCTCAACCAATACTATTGAGGAGTGCTTCACCCCATCCCCGGTAACCCAGACAGTTCAACCAATTCAAGTAGCTTCACCCCATGTTACTTCACCCAGTGCTTATGGAAAATCATCTGTTCCAAAGCCTAGTGTTGCACGAGTTGTTTCACACTCTGCTTCGATAAAGTCAAGATTGGCATCATCCCCTAGCAGGCCAGAAGGTGCGCATGCTGCCTCGCCCAATATTACTTCAGTTGAATCCACATTGCCAACTCCTATTGCCAAGCCAGGGACTGTACGAGCTGCCTCACCTTGCACTCCAGTCAAATCCACATCGCAATCGCAGCTTAGCAAGCCAGCAGTTACAGAAGTTGATTCATGCCGTGCTTGTGTGACATCTAAACTGAAATCTCCTGTTGGCAAGCCAGAGACTGCAGGAGCTGCTTCACCATGTGCTTCTGTGAAGTCCACAGTGTCACTGGACGTTGACAGTGTTACTGAATTCTTGCAGCACCGTGTTGTAGCACCTACAGTAGCAAATGGTGGTTCTTCTAACCAGGCAATTCATACTCTGGTATCAGCAGCGCCACCTAAAGCTGCTCATCAAGCAGATGATCAGGTGCAAAACGGAGCTGAAGAAATGGAAGCCAAAAAGCCCTTCAGCCGCCTAATTGAAACA CTCCTGTCTTCATCACCGGAAGCACTCCTCCACTCATCTAATTCCATGAGATTGGCTATCTGGGAGGCTGACCGAATACCAGCACCATCACCACTACCATACCGACCAAGGAACGGTAAAATGAAGCGTGACTTTGATCATGTGACATCACGTCCTATCTCATCACCATTGAGAAGCATGGATGAGAGTTGCATGACTTATGAGTGTGTTGCGTTCGAGGATGAATCGAGTGGGGAATATAATGCGAAGAGGCAGAAAACACAAGTG AATGCCAACGATGCTCTGGTGGACGAGATAAAAACTATCAACAACAAACTAGTTGATACTGTGATGAACTTTGCTGATGAAAATGGGACAGATGAAATCATTTATCAGAACGGTGGCGGGATGTTGATCAAACTCTCTTACATTTCCATGTCGCTTTCGCCAAGCCTGAAATCTCTTTTCGCAGCATCTGAAATG ACCATTGTCATGCCCGTGAAGCTGTTGGTCCCCGCGGATTATCCGAAAAGCTCTCCGATCCTTGTCGACAATGACGATGAACAGAG GAGGTTGAGTGACATCTCGTACGCGGTCGCAGTGGCATTTGGGTGCGCCGTCGACGAGTTGCCGGAGCCGCGGTCGATCGAGGCGATGGCCATGGCGTGGGATGGCTGCGTGCGGCGGGCCGTCACCGAGGTGGCGCATCGGCACGGCGGAGGAACGTTCAGCTCGAGGCACAACCAGTGGAGGGCCGGGTACCTGCATGGGCCCATGATGAGCCTGTAG